A single genomic interval of Pangasianodon hypophthalmus isolate fPanHyp1 chromosome 8, fPanHyp1.pri, whole genome shotgun sequence harbors:
- the irak1 gene encoding interleukin-1 receptor-associated kinase 1 isoform X3, whose translation MSNLTFNSEYLYNLPAAAVHEFTRVMDSLPDSDWLRFASRVICDQTELRLVAKSSRRTETLMHNWGCRNGTVGDLITILQDLELFRPRDIILKWRRIPQLSSVSTSSSSLLSPSLTRHSSPPSSIFTPSKDVTRALPILESKKLLPKPGPPPPDLNRTCPCPPSTVLKEGEKEEHSCDSYTAESPLFTGVMCWPFEEVQRGTDNFSAARQIGEGGFGHVYRASMRNTDFAVKRLKEDSHMGWSVVKESFRTEVERLSQYRHPNIMDLVGYSVGGGTYCLIYVYMPSGSLEDRLRCENGSALSWSQRVKVVLGSAKAIQYLHSCSPALIHGDVKSSNILLGEHLDPKLGDFGLARLCRNPSRTPGKTSSVAQTSTVRGTLAYLPDEYLKDGQLGTEIDIYSFGVVLLEVLTGRRALETSSQSKNVYLKDLVSELEDDGKSYSRKKDTRELSNSQAAENIWKKHLDPWLMSAGTSGPHGSKEIAQLACRCLDRRRKKRPPMIEVFSTLLDVQTGLEALNTTVTVRTSPTLPHLSGPKPLRSDNSVDSLSCQFSKLGPQENTFCCSHNHSFPHSPSTVTCSELPESGRREGSWDSRYSSSHAPCESDESQGYSQYFLPTCTAQRNTPQLANVKTTQSSSFSIVSPMPSSVTADGVMNTQPREPEESDEFASGLA comes from the exons CTTCCCGAGTAATATGTGACCAGACAGAGCTTCGGCTTGTGGCGAAGAGCAGCAGACGGACGGAAACACTAATGCACAACTGGGGGTGCAGGAACGGGACAGTCGGGGATCTCATAACCATCCTGCAAGATTTGGAGCTATTCAGACCTCGAGATATCATTCTTAAAT gGCGGCGTATTCCACAGCTGAGCTCTGTCTCAACCTCCTCCAGCTCCCTGCTATCACCGAGCCTCACCCGCCACAGCTCACCCCCCTCATCGATCTTTACCCCCTCTAAAGATGTCACCCGGGCCCTCCCCATTCTAG AGAGCAAGAAGCTGCTACCCAAACCTGGACCTCCACCCCCGGATCTGAACAGAACATGTCCCTGTCCACCATCAACAGTTttaaaagaaggagagaaagaagag CATTCTTGTGATAGCTATACAGCTGAGTCTCCTCTGTTCACGGGCGTCATGTGCTGGCCGTTTGAAGAAGTGCAGCGAGGTACGGACAATTTCTCCGCAGCCAGGCAGATCGGAGAGGGAGGCTTCGGCCACGTGTACCGCGCCTCTATGAGGAACACTGACTTTGCAGTGAAGAGGCTCAAAGAG GATTCCCATATGGGTTGGAGTGTGGTGAAGGAAAGTTTTAGGACTGAGGTGGAAAGACTCTCACA ATATCGACACCCAAACATAATGGACTTGGTTGGTTACAGTGTGGGAGGTGGAACGTACTGTCTTATCTACGTGTACATGCCCAGCGGTTCTCTGGAGGACCGGCTACGCTGTGAG AATGGCTCTGCCCTCTCCTGGTCACAGCGTGTAAAAGTGGTGCTGGGTTCGGCGAAAGCTATTCAGTACCTTCATTCCTGCTCTCCTGCACTCATCCACGGAGATGTCAAAAG CTCCAACATTCTCTTAGGGGAACATCTGGACCCGAAGCTGGGCGACTTTGGTCTGGCGCGGTTGTGTCGTAACCCCAGCAGAACTCCAGGGAAGACGAGCAGCGTGGCTCAAACCTCTACAGTGCGCGGCACCCTGGCGTACCTGCCCGACGAGTACCTGAAAGATGGCCAGCTGGGCACGGAGATCGACATTTACAGCTTTGGAGTG GTGTTGCTGGAGGTACTGACAGGTCGAAGAGCTTTAGAAACCAGCAGCCAGTCAAAGAATGTTTACCTG AAAGACCTGGTGTCAGAACTGGAGGACGATGGGAAAAGTTACAGCAGAAAGAAGGACACTCGAGAGCTCTCTAATTCACAGGCAGCAGAGAACATCTGGAAGAAGCATCTGGATCCTTGGCTGATGTCGGCAGGAACGTCTGGCCCTCACGGGTCAAAAGAAATCGCTCAGCTGGCGTGTCGCTGCTTAGACCGCCGGAGAAAGAAAAGGCCTCCGATGATTGAG GTCTTCAGTACTCTGCTGGACGTGCAAACAGGCTTGGAGGCTTTGAACACAACGGTTACAGTCAGAACGTCTCCTACTCTTCCTCATCTGTCCGGCCCGAAGCCTCTGCGCTCCGATAACTCTGTGGACTCTCTCTCGTGTCAGTTCTCAAAGCTCGGCCCTCAGGAGAACACTTTCTGTTGCTCGCACAACCACAGCTTCCCACACTCCCCTTCCACAGTGACTTGCTCAGAACTCCCCGAGTCGGGAAGGAGAGAAGGGTCATGGGACAGTCGCTATTCCTCCTCTCATGCGCCGTGTGAATCAGATGAGAGTCAAGGATATTCACAGTATTTTTTGCCAACGTGTACAGCGCAGAGAAACACGCCTCAGCTGGCCAATGTCAAGACCACACAGTCAAGTAGCTTCTCAATAGTTTCACCGATGCCATCGAGTGTCACTGCAG ACGGAGTGATGAATACACAACCACGGGAACCAGAGGAGAGCGACGAGTTTGCTAGCGGTTTAGCCTAG
- the irak1 gene encoding interleukin-1 receptor-associated kinase 1 isoform X2 — MSNLTFNSEYLYNLPAAAVHEFTRVMDSLPDSDWLRFASRVICDQTELRLVAKSSRRTETLMHNWGCRNGTVGDLITILQDLELFRPRDIILKWRRIPQLSSVSTSSSSLLSPSLTRHSSPPSSIFTPSKDVTRALPILESKKLLPKPGPPPPDLNRTCPCPPSTVLKEGEKEEHSCDSYTAESPLFTGVMCWPFEEVQRGTDNFSAARQIGEGGFGHVYRASMRNTDFAVKRLKEDSHMGWSVVKESFRTEVERLSQYRHPNIMDLVGYSVGGGTYCLIYVYMPSGSLEDRLRCENGSALSWSQRVKVVLGSAKAIQYLHSCSPALIHGDVKSSNILLGEHLDPKLGDFGLARLCRNPSRTPGKTSSVAQTSTVRGTLAYLPDEYLKDGQLGTEIDIYSFGVVLLEVLTGRRALETSSQSKNVYLKDLVSELEDDGKSYSRKKDTRELSNSQAAENIWKKHLDPWLMSAGTSGPHGSKEIAQLACRCLDRRRKKRPPMIEVFSTLLDVQTGLEALNTTVTVRTSPTLPHLSGPKPLRSDNSVDSLSCQFSKLGPQENTFCCSHNHSFPHSPSTVTCSELPESGRREGSWDSRYSSSHAPCESDESQGYSQYFLPTCTAQRNTPQLANVKTTQSSSFSIVSPMPSSVTADDRVIINPVRQRLVEKMALYEEGRILTSDLFSSGGPSSKSCRRSDEYTTTGTRGERRVC, encoded by the exons CTTCCCGAGTAATATGTGACCAGACAGAGCTTCGGCTTGTGGCGAAGAGCAGCAGACGGACGGAAACACTAATGCACAACTGGGGGTGCAGGAACGGGACAGTCGGGGATCTCATAACCATCCTGCAAGATTTGGAGCTATTCAGACCTCGAGATATCATTCTTAAAT gGCGGCGTATTCCACAGCTGAGCTCTGTCTCAACCTCCTCCAGCTCCCTGCTATCACCGAGCCTCACCCGCCACAGCTCACCCCCCTCATCGATCTTTACCCCCTCTAAAGATGTCACCCGGGCCCTCCCCATTCTAG AGAGCAAGAAGCTGCTACCCAAACCTGGACCTCCACCCCCGGATCTGAACAGAACATGTCCCTGTCCACCATCAACAGTTttaaaagaaggagagaaagaagag CATTCTTGTGATAGCTATACAGCTGAGTCTCCTCTGTTCACGGGCGTCATGTGCTGGCCGTTTGAAGAAGTGCAGCGAGGTACGGACAATTTCTCCGCAGCCAGGCAGATCGGAGAGGGAGGCTTCGGCCACGTGTACCGCGCCTCTATGAGGAACACTGACTTTGCAGTGAAGAGGCTCAAAGAG GATTCCCATATGGGTTGGAGTGTGGTGAAGGAAAGTTTTAGGACTGAGGTGGAAAGACTCTCACA ATATCGACACCCAAACATAATGGACTTGGTTGGTTACAGTGTGGGAGGTGGAACGTACTGTCTTATCTACGTGTACATGCCCAGCGGTTCTCTGGAGGACCGGCTACGCTGTGAG AATGGCTCTGCCCTCTCCTGGTCACAGCGTGTAAAAGTGGTGCTGGGTTCGGCGAAAGCTATTCAGTACCTTCATTCCTGCTCTCCTGCACTCATCCACGGAGATGTCAAAAG CTCCAACATTCTCTTAGGGGAACATCTGGACCCGAAGCTGGGCGACTTTGGTCTGGCGCGGTTGTGTCGTAACCCCAGCAGAACTCCAGGGAAGACGAGCAGCGTGGCTCAAACCTCTACAGTGCGCGGCACCCTGGCGTACCTGCCCGACGAGTACCTGAAAGATGGCCAGCTGGGCACGGAGATCGACATTTACAGCTTTGGAGTG GTGTTGCTGGAGGTACTGACAGGTCGAAGAGCTTTAGAAACCAGCAGCCAGTCAAAGAATGTTTACCTG AAAGACCTGGTGTCAGAACTGGAGGACGATGGGAAAAGTTACAGCAGAAAGAAGGACACTCGAGAGCTCTCTAATTCACAGGCAGCAGAGAACATCTGGAAGAAGCATCTGGATCCTTGGCTGATGTCGGCAGGAACGTCTGGCCCTCACGGGTCAAAAGAAATCGCTCAGCTGGCGTGTCGCTGCTTAGACCGCCGGAGAAAGAAAAGGCCTCCGATGATTGAG GTCTTCAGTACTCTGCTGGACGTGCAAACAGGCTTGGAGGCTTTGAACACAACGGTTACAGTCAGAACGTCTCCTACTCTTCCTCATCTGTCCGGCCCGAAGCCTCTGCGCTCCGATAACTCTGTGGACTCTCTCTCGTGTCAGTTCTCAAAGCTCGGCCCTCAGGAGAACACTTTCTGTTGCTCGCACAACCACAGCTTCCCACACTCCCCTTCCACAGTGACTTGCTCAGAACTCCCCGAGTCGGGAAGGAGAGAAGGGTCATGGGACAGTCGCTATTCCTCCTCTCATGCGCCGTGTGAATCAGATGAGAGTCAAGGATATTCACAGTATTTTTTGCCAACGTGTACAGCGCAGAGAAACACGCCTCAGCTGGCCAATGTCAAGACCACACAGTCAAGTAGCTTCTCAATAGTTTCACCGATGCCATCGAGTGTCACTGCAG ATGACAGAGTTATTATTAATCCAGTCAGACAGCGTTTAGTTGAGAAAATGGCACTTTACGAGGAAGGTCGGATCCTGACATCAGACCTCTTCTCTTCTGGCGGTCCATCAAGTAAGTCCTGCAG ACGGAGTGATGAATACACAACCACGGGAACCAGAGGAGAGCGACGAGTTTGCTAG
- the irak1 gene encoding interleukin-1 receptor-associated kinase 1 isoform X1: MSNLTFNSEYLYNLPAAAVHEFTRVMDSLPDSDWLRFASRVICDQTELRLVAKSSRRTETLMHNWGCRNGTVGDLITILQDLELFRPRDIILKWRRIPQLSSVSTSSSSLLSPSLTRHSSPPSSIFTPSKDVTRALPILESKKLLPKPGPPPPDLNRTCPCPPSTVLKEGEKEEHSCDSYTAESPLFTGVMCWPFEEVQRGTDNFSAARQIGEGGFGHVYRASMRNTDFAVKRLKEDSHMGWSVVKESFRTEVERLSQYRHPNIMDLVGYSVGGGTYCLIYVYMPSGSLEDRLRCENGSALSWSQRVKVVLGSAKAIQYLHSCSPALIHGDVKSSNILLGEHLDPKLGDFGLARLCRNPSRTPGKTSSVAQTSTVRGTLAYLPDEYLKDGQLGTEIDIYSFGVVLLEVLTGRRALETSSQSKNVYLKDLVSELEDDGKSYSRKKDTRELSNSQAAENIWKKHLDPWLMSAGTSGPHGSKEIAQLACRCLDRRRKKRPPMIEVFSTLLDVQTGLEALNTTVTVRTSPTLPHLSGPKPLRSDNSVDSLSCQFSKLGPQENTFCCSHNHSFPHSPSTVTCSELPESGRREGSWDSRYSSSHAPCESDESQGYSQYFLPTCTAQRNTPQLANVKTTQSSSFSIVSPMPSSVTADDRVIINPVRQRLVEKMALYEEGRILTSDLFSSGGPSNGVMNTQPREPEESDEFASGLA; this comes from the exons CTTCCCGAGTAATATGTGACCAGACAGAGCTTCGGCTTGTGGCGAAGAGCAGCAGACGGACGGAAACACTAATGCACAACTGGGGGTGCAGGAACGGGACAGTCGGGGATCTCATAACCATCCTGCAAGATTTGGAGCTATTCAGACCTCGAGATATCATTCTTAAAT gGCGGCGTATTCCACAGCTGAGCTCTGTCTCAACCTCCTCCAGCTCCCTGCTATCACCGAGCCTCACCCGCCACAGCTCACCCCCCTCATCGATCTTTACCCCCTCTAAAGATGTCACCCGGGCCCTCCCCATTCTAG AGAGCAAGAAGCTGCTACCCAAACCTGGACCTCCACCCCCGGATCTGAACAGAACATGTCCCTGTCCACCATCAACAGTTttaaaagaaggagagaaagaagag CATTCTTGTGATAGCTATACAGCTGAGTCTCCTCTGTTCACGGGCGTCATGTGCTGGCCGTTTGAAGAAGTGCAGCGAGGTACGGACAATTTCTCCGCAGCCAGGCAGATCGGAGAGGGAGGCTTCGGCCACGTGTACCGCGCCTCTATGAGGAACACTGACTTTGCAGTGAAGAGGCTCAAAGAG GATTCCCATATGGGTTGGAGTGTGGTGAAGGAAAGTTTTAGGACTGAGGTGGAAAGACTCTCACA ATATCGACACCCAAACATAATGGACTTGGTTGGTTACAGTGTGGGAGGTGGAACGTACTGTCTTATCTACGTGTACATGCCCAGCGGTTCTCTGGAGGACCGGCTACGCTGTGAG AATGGCTCTGCCCTCTCCTGGTCACAGCGTGTAAAAGTGGTGCTGGGTTCGGCGAAAGCTATTCAGTACCTTCATTCCTGCTCTCCTGCACTCATCCACGGAGATGTCAAAAG CTCCAACATTCTCTTAGGGGAACATCTGGACCCGAAGCTGGGCGACTTTGGTCTGGCGCGGTTGTGTCGTAACCCCAGCAGAACTCCAGGGAAGACGAGCAGCGTGGCTCAAACCTCTACAGTGCGCGGCACCCTGGCGTACCTGCCCGACGAGTACCTGAAAGATGGCCAGCTGGGCACGGAGATCGACATTTACAGCTTTGGAGTG GTGTTGCTGGAGGTACTGACAGGTCGAAGAGCTTTAGAAACCAGCAGCCAGTCAAAGAATGTTTACCTG AAAGACCTGGTGTCAGAACTGGAGGACGATGGGAAAAGTTACAGCAGAAAGAAGGACACTCGAGAGCTCTCTAATTCACAGGCAGCAGAGAACATCTGGAAGAAGCATCTGGATCCTTGGCTGATGTCGGCAGGAACGTCTGGCCCTCACGGGTCAAAAGAAATCGCTCAGCTGGCGTGTCGCTGCTTAGACCGCCGGAGAAAGAAAAGGCCTCCGATGATTGAG GTCTTCAGTACTCTGCTGGACGTGCAAACAGGCTTGGAGGCTTTGAACACAACGGTTACAGTCAGAACGTCTCCTACTCTTCCTCATCTGTCCGGCCCGAAGCCTCTGCGCTCCGATAACTCTGTGGACTCTCTCTCGTGTCAGTTCTCAAAGCTCGGCCCTCAGGAGAACACTTTCTGTTGCTCGCACAACCACAGCTTCCCACACTCCCCTTCCACAGTGACTTGCTCAGAACTCCCCGAGTCGGGAAGGAGAGAAGGGTCATGGGACAGTCGCTATTCCTCCTCTCATGCGCCGTGTGAATCAGATGAGAGTCAAGGATATTCACAGTATTTTTTGCCAACGTGTACAGCGCAGAGAAACACGCCTCAGCTGGCCAATGTCAAGACCACACAGTCAAGTAGCTTCTCAATAGTTTCACCGATGCCATCGAGTGTCACTGCAG ATGACAGAGTTATTATTAATCCAGTCAGACAGCGTTTAGTTGAGAAAATGGCACTTTACGAGGAAGGTCGGATCCTGACATCAGACCTCTTCTCTTCTGGCGGTCCATCAA ACGGAGTGATGAATACACAACCACGGGAACCAGAGGAGAGCGACGAGTTTGCTAGCGGTTTAGCCTAG